The following are from one region of the Actinomyces sp. oral taxon 897 genome:
- a CDS encoding ABC transporter ATP-binding protein codes for MSAHAADGEPARPAGEVAAIGTVPGSGDGPDPGAGPRSGDGPDPGAGSGDGPGTDPGPGAGSGAPAASACCLEPDGGSGSRAPRSGRVPGGARGQGDVADGASTWAGDVVASLEGVSVTYVTRGSARTVVSSYDLVLRAGVVTCLAGRTGCGKTSLLRVVAGLLQPSTGSVTWAGEPVPWRRPERVAAARAGFLGYAGQDSPVLPGLSVLENILLGCPPGRASRTVRAGLRQRAVDLADELDLHEVLDQDAATLSGGERQRTAVARALVGAPRLLCLDEPTAALDEETARHLVALLRAQAGRGAAVLVTSHDPLVLEVADELHHLTPRPAVPDTSSTAPT; via the coding sequence ATGAGTGCTCACGCCGCTGACGGCGAGCCTGCCCGTCCGGCAGGGGAGGTTGCTGCAATAGGGACGGTGCCCGGTTCTGGTGACGGTCCCGATCCTGGAGCTGGTCCCAGGTCCGGTGACGGTCCTGATCCTGGAGCTGGCTCTGGTGACGGTCCCGGGACTGACCCCGGGCCCGGAGCCGGGTCCGGGGCCCCGGCCGCCTCCGCCTGCTGCCTAGAGCCCGACGGCGGATCCGGGTCCCGGGCTCCCCGCTCAGGGCGGGTCCCCGGTGGCGCACGTGGTCAGGGCGACGTCGCGGACGGGGCATCCACCTGGGCGGGCGACGTCGTCGCCTCCCTGGAGGGTGTTTCCGTCACGTACGTCACCCGGGGCTCCGCCCGCACAGTGGTCAGCTCCTACGACCTGGTCCTGCGCGCAGGAGTGGTGACCTGCCTGGCCGGTCGCACCGGCTGCGGGAAGACCAGCCTGCTGCGGGTCGTGGCCGGGCTCCTCCAGCCCAGTACCGGTAGCGTCACCTGGGCCGGGGAGCCGGTGCCCTGGCGCCGTCCCGAGCGGGTCGCCGCCGCCCGGGCCGGGTTCCTGGGCTACGCCGGGCAGGACAGTCCCGTCCTGCCCGGGCTGAGTGTCCTGGAGAACATCCTCCTGGGCTGCCCGCCAGGCCGTGCCTCCCGCACCGTGCGGGCCGGCCTCAGGCAGCGGGCCGTCGACCTGGCTGACGAGCTCGACCTCCACGAGGTCCTGGACCAGGACGCGGCCACGCTCTCCGGCGGTGAGCGTCAGAGGACCGCCGTGGCCCGGGCCCTGGTCGGCGCCCCGCGGCTGCTGTGCCTGGACGAGCCCACCGCCGCCCTTGACGAGGAGACCGCCCGTCATCTCGTCGCCCTCCTGCGGGCGCAGGCCGGTCGGGGCGCGGCGGTCCTGGTCACCTCCCACGACCCGCTCGTCCTGGAGGTCGCCGATGAGCTCCACCACCTCACACCCCGGCCCGCTGTGCCCGACACATCCTCGACCGCACCCACCTGA
- a CDS encoding methylenetetrahydrofolate reductase: protein MTSPAPTRPTLSLELFPPRSSAAWGRIDRLLATAPDFVSVTYRPRFLAPGGAGEGADAAPARPDPAPADPVPCVRVVRERNAAEDVAAHVISSSQVPLMAHLTCIGYTRRDTVEIVSHFLAMGVRRFLALRGDPPTGFSPQDVHGELRYATDLVQVIREVEASYFGDGQRHVTIAVAAYPAAADHLREVEVLAAKQAAGADLAITQVFYEPEDYVALVRACTYAGVTIPVLPGVIPLTDLTRLTRLESLTGVAVPRRLRDSLSTATGASLVARGVDATLGLSTALLEAGAPGLHLYTFNRTRPALDIISHLRLGRILDGAAPDREVRDAVDRGYLQATPGRGPSFLRRGGRAAAGAPLQPAQPHTTKTTIKENA from the coding sequence ATGACGTCACCAGCACCGACCCGCCCCACGCTGAGCCTGGAGCTCTTCCCGCCGCGCTCCTCGGCGGCCTGGGGGCGCATTGACCGGCTCCTGGCCACCGCCCCGGACTTCGTGTCGGTGACCTACCGCCCCCGTTTCCTCGCCCCGGGCGGGGCAGGGGAGGGGGCCGACGCCGCCCCGGCCCGCCCGGACCCCGCCCCCGCAGACCCCGTCCCCTGCGTCCGCGTCGTCAGGGAGCGCAATGCCGCCGAGGACGTCGCCGCCCACGTCATCTCCTCCTCCCAGGTGCCTCTCATGGCGCACCTGACCTGCATCGGCTACACCCGGCGTGACACCGTCGAGATCGTCTCCCACTTCCTGGCCATGGGCGTGCGCCGCTTCCTGGCCCTGCGCGGTGACCCGCCCACCGGCTTCTCCCCCCAGGACGTCCACGGTGAGCTGCGCTACGCCACCGACCTGGTCCAGGTCATCCGCGAGGTCGAGGCCAGTTACTTCGGTGACGGCCAGCGCCACGTCACCATCGCGGTGGCCGCCTACCCGGCTGCCGCCGACCACCTCCGGGAGGTCGAGGTCCTGGCCGCCAAGCAGGCCGCCGGGGCCGACCTGGCCATCACCCAGGTCTTCTACGAGCCCGAGGACTACGTGGCCCTGGTCCGCGCCTGCACCTACGCCGGGGTGACCATCCCCGTCCTGCCCGGCGTCATCCCCCTGACGGACCTGACCCGTCTGACCCGCCTGGAGTCCCTCACCGGCGTCGCAGTGCCCCGCAGGCTGCGCGACTCCCTGTCCACCGCGACCGGGGCCTCCCTGGTGGCCCGCGGCGTGGACGCCACCCTGGGGCTGTCAACCGCGCTCCTGGAGGCTGGCGCCCCCGGACTGCACCTGTACACCTTCAACCGCACTCGACCAGCCCTGGACATTATTAGCCATCTGCGACTGGGGCGGATCCTCGACGGCGCCGCCCCGGACCGGGAGGTGCGTGACGCCGTCGACCGCGGCTACCTCCAGGCCACGCCCGGCCGCGGCCCCTCCTTCCTGCGCCGCGGGGGCCGGGCCGCCGCGGGCGCGCCCCTCCAGCCAGCCCAGCCACACACCACTAAGACCACCATCAAGGAGAACGCATGA
- the metE gene encoding 5-methyltetrahydropteroyltriglutamate--homocysteine S-methyltransferase: protein MSAAPDQPTSGSLPPLPGATILGYPRIGADRELKKALESAWRGSTTLADLRASAADLRAATRSHLAALGLGGPASVPADFTYYDQVHQVTTALGAVPERFADLRGTAGQGFPGLGLEEYFTVARGEGERAAAEMTKWLDSNYHYLVPELDETTPVRYALGFGAVDPTDGPVAQVLEAARAGTDVRPVVVGPVTYLLLAKASDAAGRDFHPLDRLGDVLDAYAHLLVDLWAAGATWVQLDEPALACDAWDVPEERILAAVHQAYTLLSAVTERPRILVAGTYGPLGAALPVLGATGVEAVGLDLVAGRLPNAEDLATLEGKTVVAGVVSGRNIWRTDLSAALSTLEALRDALPAGTPVTVATSTSLQHVPHDVGRETGIDPEIRSWLAFADQKVGEVLTLAKGLAQGREAVADELARDAELRARRAAHPGVRRDEVRDAVASVTQADRTRAPYPERKAAQDARLGLPLIPTTTIGSFPQTAEIRRARAAHRRGELGAAGYEDAMRAEIARVVALQEEIGLDVLVHGEAERNDMVQYFAELLDGFAATEHGWVQSYGSRCTRPSILWGDVARPAPMTVAWSAYAQSLTDKPMKGMLTGPVTIMAWSFVRDDIPRAQVADQLGLALRAEVADLEAAGIGVVQVDEPAIRETLPLRRADRPAYLQWSVGSFRLATGGAAPTTQVHTHLCYSEFDVVIDAVDHLDADVTSIEASRSRMDILPAVAAHGFERQLGPGIWDIHSPRVPSVEECTELLRRAVDALGAGRVWANPDCGLKTRAYAETEASLRNLVDAAKAVRESL, encoded by the coding sequence ATGAGCGCCGCACCCGACCAGCCCACGTCCGGCTCCCTGCCCCCCCTGCCGGGGGCCACGATCCTGGGGTACCCGCGCATTGGCGCTGACCGGGAGCTCAAGAAGGCCCTGGAGTCGGCCTGGCGCGGCTCCACCACCCTGGCTGACCTGCGTGCCTCCGCCGCCGACCTGCGTGCGGCCACCCGCTCGCACCTGGCCGCCCTGGGCCTGGGCGGGCCCGCCTCCGTACCGGCCGACTTCACCTACTACGACCAGGTCCACCAGGTCACCACCGCCCTGGGGGCCGTCCCCGAGCGCTTTGCCGACCTGCGCGGCACCGCCGGCCAGGGCTTCCCCGGACTGGGCCTGGAGGAGTACTTCACCGTGGCCCGCGGCGAGGGCGAGCGCGCCGCCGCCGAGATGACCAAGTGGCTGGACTCCAACTACCACTACCTGGTGCCCGAGCTGGACGAGACCACCCCGGTGCGCTACGCCCTCGGCTTCGGCGCCGTGGACCCCACCGACGGCCCGGTGGCCCAGGTCCTGGAGGCCGCCCGCGCCGGGACGGACGTGCGGCCCGTGGTGGTGGGACCCGTCACCTACCTCCTCCTGGCCAAGGCCTCCGACGCCGCCGGCCGGGACTTCCACCCCCTGGACCGCCTGGGTGACGTCCTGGACGCCTACGCCCACCTCCTGGTCGACCTGTGGGCCGCGGGCGCCACCTGGGTCCAGCTCGACGAGCCCGCCCTGGCCTGCGACGCCTGGGACGTGCCGGAGGAGCGGATCCTCGCGGCCGTCCACCAGGCCTACACGCTTCTGTCCGCCGTGACCGAGCGCCCCCGGATCCTCGTGGCCGGCACCTACGGCCCGCTCGGCGCGGCCCTGCCCGTCCTGGGCGCCACCGGGGTGGAGGCCGTCGGCCTGGACCTGGTGGCCGGCCGCCTGCCCAATGCCGAGGACCTGGCCACCCTGGAGGGTAAGACCGTGGTGGCCGGGGTGGTCTCGGGGCGCAATATCTGGCGCACCGACCTCAGTGCTGCGCTGTCCACCCTGGAGGCGCTGCGTGACGCGCTGCCCGCGGGCACGCCCGTCACCGTGGCCACCTCCACATCCCTCCAGCACGTGCCCCACGACGTGGGGCGTGAGACCGGCATCGACCCCGAGATCCGCTCCTGGCTGGCCTTCGCCGACCAGAAGGTGGGTGAGGTCCTCACCCTGGCCAAGGGACTGGCCCAGGGGCGTGAGGCGGTCGCCGACGAGCTGGCCCGAGACGCGGAGCTGCGGGCCCGGCGCGCCGCCCACCCCGGCGTGCGCCGGGACGAGGTGCGCGATGCCGTGGCCTCCGTCACCCAGGCCGACCGCACCCGGGCCCCCTACCCCGAGCGCAAGGCCGCCCAGGACGCGCGGCTGGGCCTGCCGCTCATCCCCACCACCACCATCGGCTCCTTCCCGCAGACCGCCGAGATCCGCAGGGCCCGGGCCGCCCACCGCCGCGGTGAGCTGGGCGCGGCCGGCTACGAGGACGCCATGCGCGCCGAGATCGCCCGCGTGGTGGCGCTCCAGGAGGAGATCGGCCTGGACGTGCTGGTGCACGGCGAGGCCGAGCGCAACGACATGGTCCAGTACTTCGCCGAGCTCCTGGACGGCTTCGCCGCCACCGAGCACGGCTGGGTGCAGTCCTACGGCTCGCGCTGCACCCGCCCCTCCATCCTGTGGGGCGACGTCGCCCGGCCCGCGCCCATGACGGTAGCCTGGTCCGCCTACGCCCAGTCCCTGACCGACAAGCCCATGAAGGGCATGCTCACCGGCCCGGTGACGATCATGGCCTGGAGCTTCGTGCGCGACGACATCCCGCGCGCCCAGGTGGCCGACCAGCTGGGCCTGGCCCTGCGCGCCGAGGTGGCCGACCTGGAGGCGGCCGGGATCGGCGTCGTCCAGGTCGACGAGCCTGCCATCCGCGAGACCCTGCCGCTGCGGCGCGCCGACCGCCCCGCCTACCTTCAGTGGTCGGTGGGCTCCTTCCGCCTGGCCACCGGCGGGGCGGCTCCCACCACCCAGGTCCACACCCACCTGTGCTACTCCGAGTTCGACGTCGTCATTGACGCCGTGGACCACCTGGACGCCGACGTGACCAGTATCGAGGCCTCCCGCTCGCGCATGGACATCCTCCCGGCGGTGGCCGCCCACGGCTTCGAGCGCCAGCTCGGCCCCGGGATCTGGGATATCCACTCACCGCGCGTACCCAGCGTGGAGGAGTGCACCGAGCTGCTCCGGCGGGCCGTGGACGCCCTGGGAGCGGGCAGGGTCTGGGCCAACCCGGACTGCGGGCTCAAGACCCGCGCCTACGCCGAGACCGAGGCGAGCCTGCGCAATCTTGTGGATGCCGCCAAAGCTGTCCGCGAAAGCCTCTAA
- a CDS encoding C40 family peptidase — MSSILHRRTTRAVLAATALALAAGLGPIAVADDVSQDDIDKSKAAESSTSASIATLEAQLSQLNASLNAAQISAEKANEDYLVALDDLNQATTSAQTAQTNADNAKQETTEARTALGSVVVQTYQEGGNPLDMLTPYLTSESLADLADQNVALMRAGENSDAKVQGVEALQAVADTMQSIADSKVVAKQTAADTAQSAKATADTAAAQAQAAVTDAETKRTNLISQLATQRNTTVELETQYQNQREAERKAKEEAAAKAAAEAAAQAAAARAAADQAARDQAAASQPAAPAPTAPGPDPTTPAPDPEPAPAPAPDPEPEPAPDPEPAPAPAPEPDPEPEPEPAPAPEPEPEPDPEPAPSYGGASTAINSAYSFLGTPYVWGGESYGGVDCSGLTMLSWRSAGVYLTHSSRVQYGEGTLVPLGSVQPGDLVFWSDNGTQSGIYHVAMYLGDDQMIEAPTFGMTVRVTAMRYSGAMPYAVRF, encoded by the coding sequence GTGAGCAGCATCCTTCACCGCAGGACGACCAGAGCCGTCCTCGCGGCGACCGCTCTCGCCCTGGCAGCCGGACTGGGCCCCATAGCGGTCGCGGACGATGTCTCCCAGGACGACATTGACAAGTCCAAGGCGGCCGAGAGCTCGACGTCGGCCTCCATCGCGACCCTTGAGGCCCAGCTCTCCCAGCTCAACGCCAGTCTCAACGCCGCCCAGATCAGCGCCGAGAAGGCCAACGAGGACTACCTGGTCGCCCTGGACGACCTCAACCAGGCCACCACCAGCGCGCAGACCGCCCAGACCAACGCGGACAACGCCAAGCAGGAGACCACCGAGGCCCGCACCGCGCTGGGTTCCGTGGTGGTGCAGACCTACCAGGAGGGTGGCAACCCCCTGGACATGCTCACCCCCTACCTGACCAGCGAGTCGCTGGCGGACCTCGCCGACCAGAACGTGGCCCTCATGCGCGCCGGGGAGAACTCTGACGCCAAGGTCCAGGGGGTGGAGGCCCTCCAGGCCGTGGCCGACACCATGCAGTCCATCGCGGACAGCAAGGTCGTGGCCAAGCAGACTGCCGCCGACACCGCCCAGAGCGCCAAGGCCACCGCCGACACCGCGGCCGCGCAGGCCCAGGCGGCGGTGACCGACGCCGAGACCAAGCGCACCAACCTCATTAGCCAGCTCGCCACCCAGCGCAACACCACCGTCGAGCTGGAGACCCAGTACCAGAACCAGCGGGAGGCCGAGCGCAAGGCTAAGGAGGAGGCCGCTGCCAAGGCGGCGGCTGAGGCGGCCGCCCAGGCTGCTGCCGCGCGGGCGGCTGCCGACCAGGCCGCCCGGGACCAGGCTGCTGCCAGCCAGCCCGCGGCCCCCGCCCCCACCGCCCCGGGACCTGACCCGACCACACCGGCACCCGATCCGGAGCCAGCACCAGCGCCCGCACCCGACCCTGAGCCTGAGCCCGCACCGGACCCCGAGCCCGCTCCGGCCCCGGCACCTGAGCCCGACCCGGAGCCCGAGCCTGAGCCGGCACCTGCGCCCGAGCCCGAACCTGAGCCGGACCCCGAGCCCGCGCCCTCCTACGGCGGGGCCTCGACCGCGATCAACTCGGCCTACTCCTTCCTGGGCACGCCCTACGTCTGGGGCGGGGAGTCCTACGGCGGCGTGGACTGCTCAGGCCTGACCATGCTGTCCTGGCGCAGTGCCGGGGTGTACCTCACCCACTCCTCACGTGTGCAGTACGGCGAGGGCACGCTGGTGCCCCTGGGCAGCGTCCAGCCCGGTGACCTGGTCTTCTGGTCGGACAACGGTACCCAGTCCGGCATCTACCACGTGGCCATGTACCTGGGTGACGACCAGATGATCGAGGCCCCGACCTTCGGCATGACCGTGCGGGTGACCGCCATGCGCTACTCAGGGGCCATGCCCTACGCCGTGCGCTTCTGA
- a CDS encoding O-acetylhomoserine aminocarboxypropyltransferase/cysteine synthase family protein, whose amino-acid sequence MSTPTPSHHTDAAHTDAAHTDAARAEAPATGRPAGGPAGAADAPPQAPAASAPPSAESPAGWHFETKQVQAGHTPDCATGARAVPVYQSTSFVFPSAQEAADRFALRSLGPIYTRLDNPTNAIVAARVNALEGGVGAHLVSSGIAAETLTFLTLGQAGSNIVASPSLYGGTTNLLTHTLPKFGITTRFVEDPADPASWAAQADEGTVAFFGETIPNPKGDILDIEPVAAAAHALGIPLVVDNTIASPYLTRPIEWGADIVVESATKYLGGHGSSVGGILVDSGNFDFASVPERFPGFNTPDPSYNGLVYARDLGVGSEMGNVAFILKAHTEGQRDLGFAASPFNAFLIAQGVETLSLRMERHVDNALAVARFLEGHDGVARVGYSGLPSSPYYELHRKYCPRGAGAVLSFDLPGGRAAGAAFVDSLSLFSHLANIGDVRSLVVHPATTTHSQVDDAGLARAGISAGTVRLSVGIEHIDDILADLERGLDAVGA is encoded by the coding sequence ATGAGCACCCCGACCCCCAGCCACCACACCGATGCTGCCCACACCGACGCCGCCCACACTGACGCCGCCCGAGCCGAGGCCCCCGCGACGGGCCGCCCCGCCGGTGGGCCAGCTGGTGCCGCCGACGCACCCCCTCAGGCGCCTGCGGCGTCGGCCCCGCCCAGCGCCGAGTCCCCCGCTGGCTGGCACTTCGAGACCAAGCAGGTCCAGGCCGGTCACACCCCCGACTGCGCCACCGGGGCCCGGGCCGTCCCCGTCTACCAGTCCACCTCCTTCGTCTTCCCCTCCGCCCAGGAGGCCGCCGACCGCTTCGCCCTGCGCAGCCTCGGCCCTATCTACACCCGCCTGGACAACCCCACCAACGCCATTGTGGCCGCCCGGGTCAACGCCCTGGAGGGCGGGGTCGGCGCCCACCTGGTGTCCTCCGGCATCGCCGCCGAGACCCTGACCTTCCTGACCCTGGGGCAGGCGGGCAGCAATATCGTCGCCTCCCCCTCCCTGTACGGGGGGACCACCAACCTCCTGACCCACACCCTGCCCAAGTTCGGCATCACCACGCGCTTCGTGGAGGACCCCGCCGACCCCGCCTCCTGGGCGGCCCAGGCCGACGAGGGCACCGTGGCCTTCTTCGGGGAGACCATCCCCAACCCCAAGGGCGACATCCTGGACATTGAGCCCGTTGCCGCCGCCGCCCACGCCCTGGGCATCCCGCTGGTGGTGGACAACACCATTGCCTCCCCCTACCTGACCCGGCCCATTGAGTGGGGTGCGGACATCGTGGTGGAGTCGGCCACCAAGTACCTGGGCGGGCACGGCTCGTCCGTGGGCGGGATCCTGGTCGACTCCGGGAACTTCGACTTCGCCTCCGTCCCCGAGCGCTTCCCCGGCTTCAACACCCCCGACCCCTCCTACAACGGCCTGGTCTACGCCCGTGACCTGGGGGTGGGCAGCGAGATGGGCAACGTCGCCTTTATCCTCAAGGCCCACACCGAGGGCCAGCGCGACCTCGGCTTCGCCGCCAGCCCGTTCAACGCCTTCCTCATCGCCCAGGGCGTGGAGACCCTCTCCCTGCGCATGGAGCGGCACGTGGACAACGCCCTGGCGGTCGCGCGCTTCCTGGAGGGGCACGACGGCGTGGCGCGGGTGGGCTACTCCGGCCTGCCCTCCAGCCCCTACTACGAGCTGCACCGCAAGTACTGTCCGCGCGGGGCCGGGGCCGTGCTGTCCTTCGACCTGCCCGGGGGGCGGGCGGCGGGCGCCGCCTTCGTGGACTCCCTGAGCCTGTTCTCCCACCTGGCCAATATCGGCGACGTGCGCTCCCTGGTGGTCCACCCCGCTACCACCACCCACTCCCAGGTCGACGACGCCGGCCTGGCCCGGGCCGGGATCAGCGCCGGGACCGTGCGCCTGAGCGTGGGGATCGAGCACATTGACGACATCCTCGCCGACCTGGAGCGGGGCCTGGACGCCGTCGGCGCCTGA
- the metX gene encoding homoserine O-acetyltransferase MetX, with amino-acid sequence MTIPESVPYGVGTARAKLVDRKAGSPTGAWRPGDDPGHRRFLEIGDLPLDSGEVLPDTVLAFETWGELAPGRDNAVLVLHALTGDSHVTGRAGPGHRSAGWWGDVVGPGRAIDTGRYYVVAANILGGCQGSTGPSSTAPDGRPWGSRFPWLTTRDAVRAEALLADALGIDTFHLVIGASLGGHRAVEWAVTYPERVSNLALVATGASTTADQLAWCHLQELAIVADPYFLDGDYYSHPVGPVRGLGLARAIAHTTYRSAAELDARFGRAPQGEEDPAVGGRYQVESYLDHHSGKLLARFDANSYLIVTHSMMVHDVGAGRGGTQAALGTVTARTLVVDVDSDRLFLPPQAEELTRCIPRTVRRTVHSLHGHDGFLIEHQQVGAILREFLAGPDDVAHSSDGVR; translated from the coding sequence ATGACGATCCCCGAGAGCGTTCCCTACGGTGTGGGTACCGCCCGAGCCAAGCTCGTGGACCGCAAGGCCGGGTCCCCCACCGGGGCCTGGCGTCCCGGTGACGACCCCGGCCACCGCCGCTTCCTGGAGATCGGCGACCTGCCCCTGGACTCCGGGGAGGTGCTGCCGGACACGGTCCTGGCCTTCGAGACCTGGGGGGAGCTCGCCCCGGGGCGCGACAACGCCGTCCTGGTCCTGCACGCCCTGACCGGGGACTCCCACGTCACCGGCCGGGCCGGGCCGGGGCACCGCAGCGCCGGGTGGTGGGGCGACGTCGTGGGGCCGGGGCGGGCTATCGACACCGGGCGCTACTACGTGGTGGCCGCCAATATCCTGGGCGGCTGCCAGGGCTCTACCGGGCCGTCGTCCACCGCCCCCGACGGGCGGCCCTGGGGCTCCCGCTTCCCCTGGCTGACCACCCGCGACGCCGTCCGTGCCGAGGCCCTCCTGGCCGACGCCCTGGGGATCGACACCTTCCACCTGGTCATCGGGGCCTCCCTGGGCGGGCACCGCGCCGTCGAGTGGGCCGTGACCTACCCCGAGCGGGTGAGCAACCTGGCCCTGGTGGCCACCGGGGCCTCCACCACGGCCGACCAGCTCGCCTGGTGCCACCTCCAGGAGCTCGCCATCGTGGCGGACCCCTACTTCCTGGACGGCGACTACTACTCCCACCCGGTCGGGCCGGTGCGGGGGCTGGGGCTGGCACGGGCGATCGCCCACACCACCTACCGCAGCGCCGCCGAGCTCGACGCGCGTTTCGGGCGCGCCCCCCAGGGGGAGGAGGACCCGGCCGTGGGCGGGCGCTACCAGGTGGAGTCCTACCTGGACCACCACTCCGGCAAGCTCCTGGCCAGGTTCGACGCCAACAGCTACCTGATCGTCACCCACTCCATGATGGTCCACGACGTGGGCGCCGGGCGCGGGGGGACCCAGGCGGCCCTGGGGACGGTCACCGCCCGGACCCTGGTGGTGGACGTGGACTCCGACCGGCTCTTCCTGCCGCCCCAGGCCGAGGAGCTCACCCGGTGCATCCCCCGCACGGTACGTCGCACCGTGCACTCCCTGCACGGGCACGACGGCTTCCTCATTGAGCACCAGCAGGTGGGCGCCATCCTGCGCGAGTTCCTGGCGGGGCCTGACGACGTCGCACATTCTTCCGACGGGGTCCGGTAG
- a CDS encoding alpha/beta hydrolase: MSTSTTTPGAPQAPVGSWGPDILGPGFQARTLPLLPDEEDDGAVATLVRHVPALDPQALAATPTTPSFSWLYLHGWNDYFFNTTLAREVARIGGAFYAVDLRRYGRSLREGQMLGWTANLTDYDEEIGQALAVVRAETGMDTPVVLCGHSTGGLTASLWADRHPGALAALVLNSPWLVIQGADPVRLVGEPVVNTLARRDPRRPVPLPSFPEESLFTVLSGWDVERDGELPDPAWEGDEYVRGWQVEHRWKVLPTAPVRPGWLQAVLAGQARVSAGLDVRCPVLCLASARSRLGVTWNEDARHVDTVLEVDEVVARAVRLGALVTVARFEGGVHDLMLSAPPVREQVLSVVRRWVAAYVLH, encoded by the coding sequence GTGAGCACCTCCACCACGACCCCTGGTGCCCCTCAGGCTCCCGTGGGCTCCTGGGGCCCCGACATCCTGGGGCCCGGCTTCCAGGCCCGGACCCTGCCGCTCCTGCCCGACGAGGAGGACGACGGCGCCGTGGCCACCCTGGTGCGTCACGTGCCCGCCCTCGACCCGCAGGCCCTGGCCGCCACCCCCACGACGCCGTCGTTCTCCTGGCTGTACCTCCACGGCTGGAACGACTACTTCTTCAACACCACGCTGGCCCGCGAGGTCGCCCGGATCGGCGGGGCCTTCTACGCCGTGGACCTGCGCCGCTACGGCCGGAGCCTGCGCGAGGGCCAGATGCTGGGCTGGACCGCCAACCTGACCGACTACGACGAGGAGATCGGGCAGGCCCTGGCGGTGGTGCGCGCCGAGACGGGCATGGACACCCCGGTGGTGCTCTGCGGGCACTCCACCGGCGGGCTGACCGCCTCCCTGTGGGCCGACCGCCACCCCGGGGCCCTGGCGGCCCTGGTCCTGAACTCCCCCTGGCTGGTGATCCAGGGCGCTGACCCGGTGCGCCTCGTGGGCGAGCCGGTGGTCAACACCCTGGCCCGTCGGGATCCGCGCCGTCCCGTCCCCCTGCCCAGCTTCCCCGAGGAGAGCCTCTTTACGGTCCTGTCGGGCTGGGACGTGGAGCGTGACGGCGAGCTGCCGGACCCCGCCTGGGAGGGTGACGAGTACGTGCGCGGCTGGCAGGTGGAGCACCGGTGGAAGGTGCTCCCGACGGCGCCGGTGCGGCCCGGCTGGCTCCAGGCCGTCCTCGCGGGGCAGGCGCGGGTGTCCGCGGGGCTGGACGTGCGCTGCCCCGTCCTGTGCCTGGCCAGCGCCCGCAGCCGCCTGGGGGTGACCTGGAACGAGGACGCCCGCCACGTGGACACGGTCCTGGAGGTCGACGAGGTCGTCGCCCGGGCGGTGCGGCTCGGGGCCCTGGTGACGGTGGCACGCTTTGAGGGCGGGGTCCACGACCTCATGCTGTCGGCCCCGCCCGTGCGCGAGCAGGTGCTCAGCGTGGTGCGCCGCTGGGTCGCCGCCTACGTCCTGCACTGA
- a CDS encoding inorganic diphosphatase, whose product MEFDVTIEIPKGNRNKYEVDHESGRIRLDRMLFTSTRYPDDYGFIDGTLGEDGDPLDALVLLEEPTFPGCLIRCRALGMFRMRDEKGGDDKVLCVPAADQRASWRTDIEDVSEFHRLEIQHFFEVYKDLEPGKSVEGAHWVGREEAEAEIRVSYAREAERVAREGH is encoded by the coding sequence GTGGAGTTCGACGTCACTATTGAGATCCCTAAGGGTAACCGCAACAAGTACGAGGTGGACCACGAGTCCGGCCGCATCCGCCTGGACCGGATGCTCTTCACCTCCACCCGCTACCCCGACGACTACGGATTCATTGACGGCACCCTGGGCGAGGACGGGGACCCCCTGGACGCCCTGGTTCTCCTGGAGGAGCCCACCTTCCCCGGCTGTCTCATCCGCTGCCGCGCCCTGGGCATGTTCCGTATGCGCGACGAGAAGGGCGGGGACGACAAGGTCCTGTGCGTGCCGGCCGCCGACCAGCGCGCCTCCTGGCGTACCGACATCGAGGACGTCTCGGAGTTCCACCGTCTGGAGATCCAGCACTTCTTCGAGGTGTACAAGGACCTGGAGCCGGGCAAGAGCGTCGAGGGCGCCCACTGGGTGGGACGCGAGGAGGCCGAGGCCGAGATCCGCGTCTCCTACGCCCGTGAGGCCGAGCGGGTGGCGCGCGAGGGCCACTGA